A genomic window from Triticum urartu cultivar G1812 chromosome 7, Tu2.1, whole genome shotgun sequence includes:
- the LOC125525366 gene encoding uncharacterized protein LOC125525366 isoform X1 — protein sequence MLPPHQTPVLPPHPTAALPPHPKAALPPHLTAARPPHPTPATGRDDLLSSSLCWHCVLNFVVGMASLWSLSDEVHEEEEEDYDPSVEQDNAAISARLDQIIVADPARRRVAPSATAMAAPRSKRTRLNQEGRRARTNEASQPADGHEASPPTSPPAPPGPKVTTAPKLRSKAWKNFTRIEQPNPDEVVAECNICHTTLRATSKNGTSSLLRHTAQVHPHNTNEVNSYFLKTEKNADGSHSVRNTKLDMETIRAAISMFLVGGSHAFSVIEEVGFKK from the exons ATGCTTCCTCCCCATCAGACGCCGGTGCTCCCTCCCCATCCGACTGCGGCGCTCCCTCCCCATCCGAAGGCGGCGCTCCCTCCCCATCTGACGGCGGCGCGCCCTCCCCATCCGACGCCGGCGACCGGCAGGGATGACCTTCTGTCCTCCTCTCTCTGTTG GCATTGTGTGTTGAATTTTGTGGTAGGCATGGCTAGTTTGTGGAGTCTAAGTGATGAAGttcatgaagaggaagaggaggattATGATCCCAGTGTTGAACAGGACAATGCTGCCATAAGTGCAAGGTTGGACCAGATCATTGTGGCTGATCCTGCTCGTCGTCGTGTTGCCCCATCAGCTACTGCTATGGCAGCACCTCGCAGCAAGCGTACAAGGTTGAACCAAGAGGGACGTCGTGCAAGAACTAATGAAGCAAGTCAGCCAGCCGACGGACATGAAGCAAGTCCTCCGACATCGCCACCGGCACCGCCAGGACCAAAGGTTACCACTGCTCCAAAATTAAGGTCAAAAGCATGGAAAAACTTCACTAGGATTGAACAACCTAATCCTGATGAAGTAGTGGCAGAGTGCAATATTTGTCATACTACACTTAGAGCGACCTCGAAGAATGGAACATCTAGTTTGTTAAGGCATACTGCTCAAGTGCATCCACATAATACAAATGAAGTGAATAGCTATTTTCTGAAAACTGAAAAGAATGCGGATGGCTCACATTCAGTTAGGAACACAAAGTTGGACATGGAAACTATTAGAGCTGCAATCTCTATGTTCCTAGTTGGGGGTTCACATGCATTTAGTGTGATAGAAGAAGTGGGGTTCAAAAAATGA
- the LOC125525366 gene encoding uncharacterized protein LOC125525366 isoform X2, whose product MTFCPPLSVGMASLWSLSDEVHEEEEEDYDPSVEQDNAAISARLDQIIVADPARRRVAPSATAMAAPRSKRTRLNQEGRRARTNEASQPADGHEASPPTSPPAPPGPKVTTAPKLRSKAWKNFTRIEQPNPDEVVAECNICHTTLRATSKNGTSSLLRHTAQVHPHNTNEVNSYFLKTEKNADGSHSVRNTKLDMETIRAAISMFLVGGSHAFSVIEEVGFKK is encoded by the exons ATGACCTTCTGTCCTCCTCTCTCTGTTG GCATGGCTAGTTTGTGGAGTCTAAGTGATGAAGttcatgaagaggaagaggaggattATGATCCCAGTGTTGAACAGGACAATGCTGCCATAAGTGCAAGGTTGGACCAGATCATTGTGGCTGATCCTGCTCGTCGTCGTGTTGCCCCATCAGCTACTGCTATGGCAGCACCTCGCAGCAAGCGTACAAGGTTGAACCAAGAGGGACGTCGTGCAAGAACTAATGAAGCAAGTCAGCCAGCCGACGGACATGAAGCAAGTCCTCCGACATCGCCACCGGCACCGCCAGGACCAAAGGTTACCACTGCTCCAAAATTAAGGTCAAAAGCATGGAAAAACTTCACTAGGATTGAACAACCTAATCCTGATGAAGTAGTGGCAGAGTGCAATATTTGTCATACTACACTTAGAGCGACCTCGAAGAATGGAACATCTAGTTTGTTAAGGCATACTGCTCAAGTGCATCCACATAATACAAATGAAGTGAATAGCTATTTTCTGAAAACTGAAAAGAATGCGGATGGCTCACATTCAGTTAGGAACACAAAGTTGGACATGGAAACTATTAGAGCTGCAATCTCTATGTTCCTAGTTGGGGGTTCACATGCATTTAGTGTGATAGAAGAAGTGGGGTTCAAAAAATGA